Proteins encoded together in one Lathyrus oleraceus cultivar Zhongwan6 chromosome 5, CAAS_Psat_ZW6_1.0, whole genome shotgun sequence window:
- the LOC127083446 gene encoding heavy metal-associated isoprenylated plant protein 28: MTIIEMRVHMDCPGCQNKVKNALQKMKGIDDIEIDMKLQKVVVNGYADQKKVLKKVRKTGLRAELWQLPHTAESQNQYHQQHLINGPVPNYASQPSSSYNYYKHGYDSSDPSYYHYPSQSSIFGHQTGATFSDDNPHACSIM, translated from the exons ATGACA ATCATAGAGATGAGGGTACACATGGATTGTCCTGGATGTCAAAACAAAGTGAAAAATGCACTTCAAAAAATGAAAG GCATAGACGACATCGAAATAGATATGAAACTACAAAAGGTGGTTGTGAACGGTTACGCTGATCAGAAGAAGGTTTTAAAAAAGGTTCGAAAGACCGGACTTAGGGCTGAGTTGTGGCAACTTCCTCATACAGCAGAATCTCAAAACCAATATCATCAACAACACCTTATCAATGGTCCTGTCCCAAACTATGCTTCACAACCTTCTTCATCTTATAACTACTACAAGCATGGTTATGATAGTAGTGATCCTAGCTATTATCACTATCCTTCTCAATCTTCAATCTTTGGCCATCAAACTGGTGCTACTTTTAGTGATGATAATCCTCATGCTTGTTCTATTATGTGA